The SAR324 cluster bacterium region CTCCCAATCGGACACACTGATGAGTAATTGTTCAAACTATCCAATCACTTCATAAGGAGCTTCTTCAGGAGAAAATGATAGTGGGACAAATCAGGCGGATTAGCTGATGGGCTCTTCGCTTGATCATCATATCGTCGCAAACGAACAGCTTCTTCCGAAAAAGGTCTTGCAGAGAACTCCTCTAACTCTTCAGGATTCATTGGTCCACCCTGTAACTGAAGACTGAGAACCGAGGCAGGAGAGAGCTGGTCAAAGTAGCCGCGTTCGGTAGCACAGAGATAGCGCTTGGCGGCTACATGCCAGCGAATCGGTTCCGTGACGCTAGTCGGAAACCATTTTTCTAGTGCGTTAGCACCCTCCGTTTCATGATTGGCATCAACTCCCTGCTCCACAATGTTTTCGCCAAGGCCATGGACTAGGTGTCCATAGTCATGCAGTAAGGCAGCAGCGATCATGGATTCATCTTCCCTAGCTTCTTGAGCCAACTGTGCTGCCTGCAGAGCGTGAGCTAGTTCTGTCACTCCTTCACCATAATGCAAATTTCCATATTGTTGATAGGGTTTCAGCAACTTCTGCAGCATTGACTTTCTCCAAAATTAAAAAGCTAAAACACTTCTAGCTTGGCAGTCTAAAGCCCAGCTTATCCAGCTTTGGTAAAACACCTCTATGAAAAAACCATTTGAATCTTAGTCCACTGCGGGTTGTACCTCGACAAAATCACAACCGATTCGACCCACCTGAGAGATCAAAGCCATTGCACCAGAGGGATAGTAGCCCTCGGCATCTTCCACTTCTAGAATCCTTTCCTGGTTGATCCACGCAGTGAGTTTGTTCCCAACAGCCTGCAGCGTGAGCTCATACTGATGACCCAATTTCCAACTCCGGCTACAGGAAGCCAGGATCGTGTCCTTGCCTTCATGACTTCTCATGAGACGAGCTCCATCTTGTGAGATCAGCAGTGCATAATAGCGTGTCATTCCTTGCACACGAATTCCAAGACCTCCAGCTTCACACATATGAGGAATCATTCGAGCGGTCACTCTATAATTTTTCCATTCCCGGGTGCCCTGCATCAGTAGTCCACGGCCAACGTTCTGAATCAGACGATACGGCTCTGGACAGTAGTCTATTTGTGTTAAGCGTTCGTTGCCATCCAAACCATCCACCCAAGCTGATTTCCACATGAGGGGTCCTTTGTCACGATTCAGCCTTGACACCACGCGTTCAGTGGGTCGATTCAGTTGAATTTTCGGTTCACCTGTCCAGTCCAGAAAATCAAGATAGACCGTGCCAGTTTCACCATATTCACCTTCCAATTGAATGCCAACGAAGGCGATCGGATAGCAACGAGTGTCAGGTACTTTCCATTCGAACACATGAAGCCTACCGGCTGGAAACTCAACTATTTCACTTGAAACCAGGGTGAATTCATCAAGTTCATTATAGTGTTTGATGTACAGAGAACCCTTCACGGGAGTCAGATTGTTCTCGTCGGCAACGATACGAGCCTGAATCGTTTGTCCACTGTAGAGGGTGGGACTAGCCAGCAGAGAGTAGCCCCTCTTGGTGAAATAAGTGGAGATCTCTGCAGAAGGCGAAAAGGTT contains the following coding sequences:
- a CDS encoding HD domain-containing protein, translating into MLQKLLKPYQQYGNLHYGEGVTELAHALQAAQLAQEAREDESMIAAALLHDYGHLVHGLGENIVEQGVDANHETEGANALEKWFPTSVTEPIRWHVAAKRYLCATERGYFDQLSPASVLSLQLQGGPMNPEELEEFSARPFSEEAVRLRRYDDQAKSPSANPPDLSHYHFLLKKLLMK